One Benincasa hispida cultivar B227 chromosome 5, ASM972705v1, whole genome shotgun sequence genomic window carries:
- the LOC120078196 gene encoding uncharacterized protein LOC120078196, with protein MNSLTRTLVVAATVGVVEALKDQGICRWNHLFRSTHHYARNHVRSISQAKKLSSAVPSANHLRQSEESLRMVMYLSC; from the coding sequence atgaaCTCTTTAACAAGAACTTTGGTTGTAGCGGCCACCGTCGGCGTCGTGGAGGCCCTCAAGGATCAAGGAATTTGCCGGTGGAATCATCTCTTCAGGTCGACTCACCACTATGCTAGAAACCATGTCCGGTCTATTTCTCAGGCTAAGAAGCTTTCCTCCGCCGTGCCTTCCGCCAACCACCTCCGACAGTCGGAGGAATCTCTGAGGATGGTCATGTACCTTAGCTGTTAG